Proteins from one uncultured Anaeromusa sp. genomic window:
- the secF gene encoding protein translocase subunit SecF, translating into MKFDIIGKRYFWFALSLLIMVPGLLSIAVQGFNLGIDFTGGTLLDLKFARPVTVAEVREVMKDVHMESSTIQLVANEQVDAAPNVFIRTGVLTEEQRRDIMADMTAKLGHYDLMRVEKVGPTIGAELAKNAVVALLLSWATIIAYVTYRFEFKFAISGILALVHDVIVVLGVFSIFQIEIDSAFVAALLTIVGFSINDTIVIFDRIRENLKNHRKAENIHELVNRSIWQTMTRSVYTVLTVLFVTLALYLFGGETTKNFSLAMLIGFASGAYSSIFFASPLWVTFKDHEGNKRKSAKAS; encoded by the coding sequence ATGAAGTTCGATATTATCGGCAAGCGCTATTTTTGGTTTGCCTTGTCTCTTTTAATTATGGTCCCTGGTCTGCTTTCTATTGCAGTACAAGGATTCAATCTGGGAATTGACTTTACCGGCGGTACGCTTTTGGACTTGAAATTCGCTCGTCCCGTCACTGTCGCCGAAGTTCGGGAAGTCATGAAAGACGTGCATATGGAAAGCAGCACCATTCAGCTTGTAGCGAATGAGCAAGTGGACGCAGCGCCGAATGTGTTTATACGTACCGGCGTGCTGACCGAAGAGCAGCGCCGTGACATTATGGCGGATATGACTGCTAAACTGGGGCATTATGATCTCATGCGCGTAGAAAAAGTGGGGCCGACGATTGGTGCGGAACTGGCAAAGAATGCAGTTGTTGCCTTGCTTTTGTCGTGGGCGACGATTATTGCGTATGTTACTTACCGCTTTGAGTTTAAATTCGCCATTTCCGGCATTTTGGCCTTAGTGCATGACGTAATAGTCGTGTTAGGTGTATTCTCAATCTTTCAGATTGAAATTGACAGCGCCTTTGTGGCGGCATTGCTGACTATTGTCGGTTTTTCCATCAACGACACTATTGTTATTTTTGACCGTATTCGGGAGAATTTGAAAAATCATCGCAAGGCTGAAAATATTCACGAGTTAGTGAATCGCAGTATTTGGCAAACGATGACTCGCTCCGTTTACACGGTTTTGACGGTGTTGTTTGTTACCTTGGCTCTGTATCTTTTTGGCGGCGAAACGACCAAGAATTTCTCCTTGGCCATGTTGATCGGCTTTGCCAGCGGGGCGTATTCTTCCATCTTTTTTGCCAGCCCCCTATGGGTTACCTTTAAAGACCATGAAGGAAACAAACGCAAGTCTGCGAAAGCTTCCTAA
- the secD gene encoding protein translocase subunit SecD codes for MRWSYFGKFLAIIAAILLVAGVYTLPLALSIKQGLDLQGGTHVVMEAVDTPEAKVDDDSVQRVVKIIERRVNELGLTEPIIQRQGERRIIVELPGVKDPEKAIEMLGKTALLEFQDEAGHTVLSGMDLKDAKAQIDQGKRNLVGLEFSDEGGKKFADLTRKNIGKKISILLDKQVLTSPVVEEVIPNGKAVITGQRSIEEAQQLAILLRSGSLPVKVEVLETRTVGPTLGEDSKQKSQFAFTVGVGAVVLFMGLFYRIPGMVANVALILYVLMLLLALKLLNATLTLPGIAGIILSVGMAVDANVLIFERFKEEYRSGKSLRAAMDAGYNRAFMTILDSHMTTLIVSVILFFTGTGLLKGFAITLGLGIILSLFTATVVAHYMLKLLFKSKPFQNHKMFGA; via the coding sequence GTGAGATGGTCTTATTTTGGCAAGTTTTTGGCCATCATTGCCGCTATATTGCTGGTGGCTGGAGTATATACGCTTCCTTTAGCGCTGTCCATCAAGCAAGGCCTTGATTTGCAAGGCGGCACTCATGTTGTCATGGAGGCTGTGGATACGCCGGAAGCCAAGGTGGACGACGATTCCGTCCAGAGAGTAGTAAAAATTATCGAACGCCGCGTGAATGAACTGGGCCTTACAGAACCCATTATTCAACGGCAGGGAGAGCGGCGCATTATCGTTGAACTTCCGGGCGTTAAAGATCCTGAAAAAGCGATCGAAATGCTGGGGAAAACAGCGCTGCTGGAGTTTCAGGATGAAGCCGGTCATACCGTTCTAAGCGGTATGGATCTTAAAGATGCCAAAGCACAAATCGACCAGGGAAAACGGAATTTGGTCGGTTTGGAGTTTTCCGACGAGGGCGGTAAAAAATTTGCTGACTTGACGCGGAAAAACATCGGCAAAAAAATCAGCATTCTTTTGGATAAACAAGTGCTGACCAGTCCGGTAGTAGAGGAAGTCATTCCTAACGGCAAAGCCGTTATTACCGGCCAACGCAGTATTGAAGAAGCGCAGCAGTTGGCTATTTTACTGCGTTCTGGTTCGTTGCCTGTTAAGGTGGAAGTACTGGAAACCAGAACCGTCGGCCCAACGCTGGGTGAGGATTCCAAGCAGAAAAGTCAGTTTGCCTTTACTGTCGGCGTAGGCGCCGTTGTGCTCTTTATGGGACTTTTCTATCGCATTCCCGGTATGGTGGCCAATGTGGCTTTGATACTGTATGTACTCATGCTGTTATTGGCGCTTAAGCTGCTGAATGCAACCTTAACATTGCCAGGTATTGCCGGCATCATCTTGTCTGTCGGTATGGCGGTTGATGCGAACGTTTTGATCTTCGAACGTTTTAAAGAAGAATACCGCAGCGGCAAGTCCCTGCGCGCCGCTATGGATGCAGGCTATAACCGAGCTTTTATGACCATCTTGGACTCGCATATGACCACGCTGATTGTTTCGGTTATCTTGTTCTTTACTGGTACAGGGCTCTTGAAAGGCTTTGCCATTACTCTTGGCCTAGGTATCATCCTCAGTTTGTTTACAGCAACCGTGGTAGCTCATTACATGCTGAAGCTGCTCTTTAAGAGCAAGCCCTTTCAAAATCACAAAATGTTTGGCGCATAG
- a CDS encoding 5-formyltetrahydrofolate cyclo-ligase, with protein MAKKFNTLEAKQAARRHFAALRRSLSQSVKKERSAALCQQIANSSPWSQAEKILFYWPLAGEADVRLLLQQAQKQGKQPYLPLLDEQRPGLMEAAAYTGEACLQQGEHGIWQPQSKSVLAPEELDLILIPALAFDVIGYRLGFGGGYYDRYLLRTQAIRLGVCWECCFSLKPLPREKHDVPVHYIMTEERCHMVNKFF; from the coding sequence ATGGCGAAAAAATTTAACACCCTAGAGGCAAAGCAGGCGGCGAGACGTCATTTCGCCGCCTTGCGCCGTTCTCTAAGCCAGTCAGTAAAAAAGGAGCGCAGTGCCGCGCTTTGCCAACAGATTGCAAACAGTTCGCCTTGGTCTCAGGCGGAAAAAATACTATTTTACTGGCCTCTTGCCGGGGAAGCGGATGTGCGGTTATTGCTGCAGCAAGCGCAAAAGCAGGGAAAACAGCCTTATTTGCCTTTGCTGGACGAGCAGCGTCCTGGTTTGATGGAAGCCGCAGCCTACACTGGCGAAGCGTGCTTGCAGCAAGGGGAGCATGGCATCTGGCAGCCGCAGAGTAAGAGCGTTCTTGCGCCGGAAGAGCTGGATCTGATTTTAATTCCAGCCTTGGCGTTTGATGTTATTGGCTATCGCTTAGGCTTCGGCGGAGGATATTATGACCGCTATCTCTTGCGTACGCAAGCAATCCGTTTGGGCGTTTGCTGGGAATGTTGTTTTTCTTTAAAACCATTGCCCAGAGAAAAGCACGACGTACCGGTACATTACATAATGACAGAAGAACGATGTCATATGGTAAATAAATTTTTCTAA
- the yajC gene encoding preprotein translocase subunit YajC encodes MLFSYAPIILVGLVFYFMLYRPQKKQEKTRHEMLDNLKKGDRVVTIGGAYGTITAITKDKVTLKVAEKVEIEFARTSIASKPNGSTGNGEKI; translated from the coding sequence ATGCTCTTTAGCTATGCACCGATTATTTTAGTGGGTTTGGTTTTCTACTTCATGTTGTATCGGCCCCAGAAGAAACAGGAGAAGACCCGTCACGAAATGCTGGACAACCTGAAAAAAGGTGACAGAGTCGTTACGATCGGTGGCGCTTATGGAACCATTACTGCCATCACTAAGGACAAAGTGACGTTGAAGGTAGCGGAAAAGGTAGAGATCGAATTTGCGCGCACCTCCATCGCCAGCAAGCCCAACGGCAGCACCGGCAATGGCGAAAAAATTTAA
- the tgt gene encoding tRNA guanosine(34) transglycosylase Tgt, producing MAVTFELIRQCSHTGARAGRLYTPHGVFDTPIFMPVGTQATVKTMSPRELEEMGAGIILSNTYHLFLRPGHDLVAEAGGLHRFMNWNRGILTDSGGFQVFSLGALRKITEEGVTFRSHIDGSKQFLSPEKATEVQMALGSDIIMAFDECVPYPAEHDYAKQSTERTTRWAERCLKAHTRKDQALFGIVQGGMYKDLRAQSARELVGLDFPGYAIGGLSVGEPKPLMYEVLEHTVPLLPKNKARYLMGVGTPDCLIEGVHRGVDMFDCVFPTRVARNGTVMTWQGKLVVKNAEYARDFRPIDTECGCYTCRNFSRAYLRHLFKAEEVLALRLATIHNLYFLLDFMRRMRQAIIEDRFLSFRDDFWHMYEKR from the coding sequence GTGGCTGTTACGTTTGAACTTATTCGTCAGTGTTCGCATACAGGAGCCCGTGCAGGGAGGCTGTATACGCCGCACGGCGTCTTTGACACCCCTATTTTTATGCCTGTAGGCACTCAGGCGACGGTAAAAACCATGTCTCCTAGGGAACTGGAAGAAATGGGCGCAGGTATTATTCTCAGTAATACGTATCACTTGTTTTTGCGTCCTGGGCATGATTTGGTAGCCGAAGCCGGAGGCTTGCACCGCTTTATGAACTGGAACCGCGGCATTTTGACAGACAGCGGCGGCTTTCAGGTTTTTAGCCTGGGGGCATTGCGTAAAATTACCGAAGAGGGCGTCACTTTTCGCTCTCATATTGACGGTTCCAAACAGTTTTTATCGCCGGAGAAAGCTACGGAAGTACAAATGGCTTTGGGTTCCGACATCATCATGGCTTTTGATGAGTGCGTGCCATATCCGGCGGAACATGACTATGCGAAACAATCAACCGAGCGGACGACTCGCTGGGCGGAGCGCTGCTTGAAAGCGCATACGCGCAAGGATCAAGCGTTGTTTGGTATTGTCCAGGGCGGCATGTACAAGGATTTGCGGGCTCAAAGCGCTAGAGAGCTTGTGGGACTTGATTTTCCAGGCTATGCCATCGGCGGTCTCAGCGTCGGCGAGCCAAAGCCCTTGATGTATGAAGTGTTGGAGCATACGGTTCCTTTATTGCCGAAAAACAAAGCTCGTTATTTGATGGGCGTAGGCACGCCGGATTGCTTAATAGAAGGGGTGCATCGCGGCGTCGATATGTTCGACTGCGTATTCCCCACGCGTGTGGCCCGCAACGGCACGGTTATGACCTGGCAAGGTAAGCTGGTCGTAAAAAATGCGGAGTACGCCCGCGATTTCCGGCCTATTGATACGGAATGCGGCTGCTATACCTGTCGCAACTTCAGCCGCGCGTATCTAAGACATTTATTTAAGGCGGAAGAAGTTTTGGCTTTGCGCCTGGCAACCATTCACAATCTATATTTCTTGTTGGACTTCATGCGACGCATGCGTCAAGCAATTATCGAGGATCGTTTTTTATCGTTCCGTGATGATTTTTGGCATATGTACGAAAAACGTTAA
- the queA gene encoding tRNA preQ1(34) S-adenosylmethionine ribosyltransferase-isomerase QueA, whose product MNVQDFDYYLPEELIAQTPLAQRDASRLMVLPRQQGACSHRHFFELPSLLRKGDLLVFNDTRVIPARLHGRKRDTGAKVEVFLLKRLDLDRWETLVRPGRKLRPGTEVVFSNELSAVIEDTTEFGGRIVRFCWQGVFEEILQRLGEVPLPPYIHEKLPDPERYQTVYARENGSAAAPTAGLHFTPELLSQLREQGIQTAYVTLHVGLGTFRPVAVESIQDHVMHSEQYAISAETAALVNETRRQGGRVIAVGTTAVRTLETAGQSGQLQPCSGFTNIFIYPGYEYKIIDGLITNFHLPKSTLLMLVSALAGRERVLAAYKEAVEQRYRFFSFGDAMFIL is encoded by the coding sequence ATGAATGTCCAAGATTTTGACTACTACTTGCCTGAAGAATTAATCGCGCAGACGCCGCTGGCGCAGCGGGACGCTTCACGCCTAATGGTTTTGCCGCGTCAGCAGGGAGCCTGCTCGCATCGGCATTTCTTTGAGCTGCCGTCGTTGCTTCGCAAGGGAGATTTGCTTGTTTTTAATGATACCCGTGTCATACCGGCTCGTCTCCACGGGCGAAAAAGAGATACAGGCGCTAAAGTAGAAGTGTTTTTACTGAAACGGCTGGATTTGGATCGTTGGGAGACGCTGGTGCGCCCTGGCCGTAAGCTTCGTCCAGGAACGGAGGTTGTATTTTCCAATGAATTATCTGCTGTTATTGAAGACACGACCGAATTTGGCGGACGTATCGTGCGTTTTTGCTGGCAAGGAGTTTTTGAAGAAATCTTGCAGCGTTTGGGGGAGGTCCCTTTACCGCCCTACATTCACGAAAAACTTCCGGACCCGGAACGATACCAGACTGTCTACGCCAGAGAAAATGGTTCAGCAGCAGCGCCTACAGCGGGACTGCACTTTACGCCGGAGTTATTGTCTCAGCTGCGCGAGCAGGGAATTCAGACGGCCTATGTGACGCTTCATGTTGGGTTGGGTACGTTTCGGCCTGTTGCTGTTGAATCCATTCAAGACCATGTTATGCATAGCGAACAGTATGCTATTTCTGCGGAAACCGCTGCGTTGGTCAATGAAACCCGTCGACAGGGAGGACGCGTGATTGCCGTAGGCACGACGGCGGTACGCACGCTGGAAACAGCTGGTCAAAGCGGTCAGTTGCAACCTTGCAGCGGCTTTACGAACATCTTCATTTATCCTGGCTATGAGTATAAAATTATCGACGGTCTCATTACTAATTTTCATTTGCCTAAATCTACCTTGCTGATGCTGGTAAGCGCCTTGGCCGGGCGGGAGCGCGTACTGGCGGCTTATAAAGAAGCCGTAGAACAGCGTTATCGCTTTTTCAGCTTTGGCGACGCTATGTTTATTTTATAA
- a CDS encoding SpoIID/LytB domain-containing protein, whose translation MKKSSFLLFLTSFILVFMTPVAQAAPQPLVRVGLWTGQQSVVVGSSVAYAVETEQEQPKWARFKAGEQVVIAWKPNGMTVNGKTLRGQTLYLRSNTESARWEVNRKKYRGDIVLRQTTGKTGLTVVNEVPMEEYLYGILGKEISAGWPAEAAKAQAVAARSYALNLMLSGDRHRQDGYDLCATVHCQVYGGVDTEAPDMIQAVAATKGLAAYYNGQPIHAYFHASSGGHTEDSENVWGNALPYLRGVADVDAQAPGSAWEKRFNARALETLLTQKGKGVGVLKSLDLSPLSKPGADRTESGRVRQLQVAGDKRSLSLSGVQMRSYLDLPSALFDIRVVRALPSELDVSVETSYGATVEKKMPVSLKEPAESGRWNDPARIHRIIRPADDIVIFSGHGRGHGVGMSQWGARLLAEKNKYDYKQILQYYYQGIMLKKAY comes from the coding sequence ATGAAAAAATCTTCATTTCTGCTTTTTTTGACTTCCTTTATCCTGGTGTTCATGACGCCGGTTGCACAGGCAGCGCCACAGCCGCTTGTTCGGGTGGGATTGTGGACTGGTCAGCAAAGCGTTGTTGTCGGCTCCTCCGTGGCTTATGCGGTGGAAACAGAGCAAGAACAACCGAAGTGGGCTAGGTTTAAAGCTGGCGAGCAGGTTGTGATTGCCTGGAAGCCGAACGGTATGACTGTCAACGGCAAGACGCTGCGCGGACAAACCTTGTATTTGCGCAGCAATACGGAATCTGCCCGGTGGGAAGTCAATCGCAAGAAATATCGCGGCGATATTGTTTTGCGTCAGACAACAGGCAAAACCGGCTTGACGGTAGTTAATGAAGTTCCTATGGAAGAATATCTTTACGGTATTTTAGGCAAGGAAATTTCGGCCGGTTGGCCGGCGGAAGCCGCTAAAGCTCAAGCTGTTGCGGCGCGAAGCTATGCGCTGAATCTGATGTTGTCCGGCGATCGGCACCGCCAAGACGGCTATGATCTTTGCGCTACCGTGCATTGTCAAGTTTATGGAGGCGTCGATACGGAAGCGCCGGATATGATTCAGGCTGTTGCCGCCACTAAAGGCCTTGCCGCCTATTATAATGGTCAACCGATTCACGCCTATTTTCATGCTTCCAGCGGCGGTCATACGGAAGATAGTGAAAATGTCTGGGGTAATGCGTTGCCGTATTTGCGGGGAGTTGCTGATGTGGACGCTCAGGCGCCCGGCAGCGCCTGGGAAAAACGCTTTAACGCGCGAGCGCTGGAAACCTTGTTGACTCAGAAGGGCAAAGGCGTAGGCGTCCTAAAATCGTTAGATTTGTCTCCCCTGTCGAAACCAGGGGCTGATCGGACCGAATCTGGCCGCGTGCGTCAACTGCAGGTAGCGGGAGATAAACGCAGCCTTAGTCTCAGCGGCGTACAAATGCGCTCGTACCTGGATTTACCTAGCGCCTTATTTGATATTCGAGTCGTGCGCGCGTTGCCTTCCGAATTGGACGTATCAGTGGAAACTTCCTACGGGGCTACGGTGGAAAAGAAAATGCCTGTATCTCTTAAAGAACCAGCCGAGTCTGGACGTTGGAATGATCCCGCCAGAATTCATCGGATTATTCGTCCAGCAGACGATATTGTCATTTTCAGCGGCCATGGCCGCGGGCATGGCGTCGGTATGTCGCAATGGGGCGCTCGCTTGTTGGCGGAAAAAAACAAATACGATTATAAACAAATTCTCCAGTATTACTACCAGGGGATTATGCTGAAAAAGGCGTATTGA
- a CDS encoding epoxyqueuosine reductase QueH → MNVLLHICCGPCAIYPLQALRAEEGVTSVTGHFFNPNIHPYKEFQRRLDTLRFWAQEEKLELLTDTRYLLEEFLSGALQRGANRCSFCYEMRLFETAKQAKEHGFDAFTTTLLVSPYQNQDTIAAAAELAAKEYGIPFLRRDFRSGWQEGVRISREREMYRQPYCGCVLSERDRYEKKPKNE, encoded by the coding sequence ATGAATGTATTACTTCATATTTGTTGCGGCCCTTGCGCTATTTACCCCTTGCAGGCCTTGCGGGCGGAGGAGGGCGTTACTTCGGTAACCGGTCATTTTTTTAATCCCAATATTCACCCGTATAAGGAATTTCAAAGGCGCTTAGACACGCTGCGCTTCTGGGCGCAAGAGGAAAAGTTGGAGCTTTTGACAGATACGCGCTACTTGTTGGAAGAATTTCTGAGCGGCGCTTTACAGCGGGGCGCGAATCGCTGCAGCTTTTGTTATGAAATGCGGTTGTTTGAAACAGCCAAACAAGCAAAAGAACATGGCTTTGACGCCTTTACGACAACACTCTTGGTTAGCCCTTATCAAAATCAGGATACAATAGCCGCCGCCGCAGAGCTAGCGGCTAAGGAATATGGCATCCCGTTTTTGCGCCGCGATTTTCGCAGCGGCTGGCAGGAAGGCGTGCGCATTAGTCGCGAGCGGGAAATGTATCGCCAGCCGTATTGCGGCTGCGTGTTAAGCGAGCGGGATCGCTACGAGAAAAAACCAAAAAATGAATAA
- the ruvB gene encoding Holliday junction branch migration DNA helicase RuvB produces MEETRIIGGDELTGDTWQYSLRPKRLQEYIGQDQVKQNLSIFIQAALARQEALDHVLFYGPPGLGKTTLAGIIANELGVQLRITSGPAIERPGDLAALLTNLGEKDVLFIDEIHRLSRHVEEILYSAMEDYALDIMIGKGPSARSIRLDLPPFTLIGATTKAGALASPLRDRFGVMCRLEYYTPEHLSHIVTRAASLLNIEIEERGAWEIARRSRGTPRVANRLLKRVRDYAQIAGDGIITSEIADKALAMLEVDAAGLDRTDRAMLEAIIHRFGGGPVGLDTLAAAISEETETVEDVYEPFLLQLGYLQRTPRGRTATMQAYEHLGIPFPGSAPAQQGESALS; encoded by the coding sequence ATGGAAGAAACGCGCATCATTGGCGGCGATGAACTAACGGGAGATACTTGGCAGTATAGCCTGCGCCCTAAACGTCTCCAAGAATATATTGGACAGGATCAGGTCAAACAAAATCTTTCTATTTTTATTCAGGCGGCTCTGGCTCGCCAAGAGGCGTTGGATCATGTGTTGTTTTACGGCCCGCCTGGTTTAGGAAAAACTACCTTAGCTGGTATTATTGCGAATGAATTAGGGGTGCAGCTGCGCATTACCTCCGGACCGGCTATTGAACGACCTGGGGACTTAGCGGCCCTTCTCACCAATCTGGGAGAGAAGGATGTTCTCTTTATTGATGAAATTCACCGTCTTTCACGGCATGTTGAGGAAATACTCTACTCGGCGATGGAAGATTACGCTCTGGATATTATGATTGGCAAAGGACCTTCGGCGCGCTCCATTCGTCTGGATTTGCCTCCGTTCACTTTAATCGGCGCCACAACGAAAGCGGGGGCCCTGGCTTCGCCGCTGCGGGATCGCTTCGGCGTCATGTGTCGCTTGGAATATTACACCCCGGAGCATTTGTCTCATATTGTAACCAGGGCGGCGTCGCTGCTAAACATAGAAATTGAGGAGCGGGGCGCTTGGGAGATTGCGCGTCGTTCCCGAGGCACGCCGCGGGTAGCTAACCGTTTGTTAAAACGCGTGCGCGATTATGCGCAAATTGCCGGAGACGGCATTATTACTTCCGAAATTGCCGATAAGGCATTAGCTATGCTGGAAGTGGACGCAGCCGGCTTAGACCGCACGGACCGGGCTATGCTGGAAGCGATTATTCATCGCTTCGGCGGCGGACCGGTGGGCCTAGATACCTTGGCGGCAGCAATCAGCGAAGAAACAGAAACGGTGGAAGACGTTTACGAACCGTTTTTGTTGCAGCTTGGGTATTTACAGCGGACTCCCCGAGGGCGTACCGCTACGATGCAAGCATACGAACATTTGGGGATTCCCTTTCCAGGCAGCGCTCCTGCCCAGCAGGGCGAGTCGGCTTTGTCTTAA
- the ruvA gene encoding Holliday junction branch migration protein RuvA, whose amino-acid sequence MIGFLRGRVAQLQPESCFLDVQGVGYRLAVSEQTRRTLSMGEDAMLFTHLQVREDALSLFGFSQEEEYELFLHLIGVSGIGPKSALAILSAIQPQELRRAVCQKQTALLVKLPGIGKKTAERLVLELKDKLGGIPDWDETGAQAVLVQPDAASSLDEALLALESLGYGRSEAMSSLRKFASEALAVEELIRKALGDLSGGRQ is encoded by the coding sequence ATGATCGGATTTCTTCGGGGCCGGGTAGCGCAGCTACAGCCGGAAAGCTGTTTTTTGGATGTTCAGGGTGTCGGCTATCGTTTGGCTGTTTCTGAACAAACCAGACGTACCTTGTCAATGGGAGAAGATGCGATGCTCTTTACCCATTTGCAGGTTCGGGAAGATGCTTTATCTTTGTTTGGTTTTTCCCAAGAAGAAGAGTACGAACTGTTTTTGCATTTAATCGGGGTCAGCGGTATTGGACCTAAATCGGCGCTGGCTATTTTATCAGCGATTCAGCCTCAGGAATTGCGCCGTGCGGTATGCCAAAAACAGACTGCGTTATTAGTAAAACTTCCTGGCATAGGTAAAAAAACAGCTGAACGACTTGTTTTAGAACTAAAGGACAAGTTGGGGGGCATTCCTGACTGGGATGAGACGGGTGCACAGGCGGTTTTAGTTCAACCTGACGCAGCGTCTTCCTTGGACGAAGCCTTGCTGGCTTTGGAATCGCTAGGCTACGGACGCAGTGAGGCAATGTCCAGTCTGCGTAAATTTGCCTCTGAAGCGTTGGCGGTGGAGGAATTAATCCGTAAAGCCTTGGGTGATTTAAGCGGTGGGAGGCAGTGA
- the ruvC gene encoding crossover junction endodeoxyribonuclease RuvC — protein MRILGIDPGTAICGYGCVEWIQGRLRPIAYGAIRTGPELPLEKRLLLIHERLQKLLTELQPERIGVEQLFFNRNVTTAMAVGQARGVILLAAAQANLPLEEYTPGQIKQAVTGYGKADKGQVTGMTVRLLGLKETPKPDDVADALAIAICTAHCCEQRNVWPRR, from the coding sequence ATGCGTATTTTGGGAATTGACCCAGGAACGGCGATTTGCGGCTATGGCTGCGTAGAATGGATACAGGGGCGGTTGCGCCCTATTGCTTATGGCGCTATCCGTACGGGCCCTGAACTGCCCTTGGAAAAACGCTTACTGTTGATTCATGAACGACTGCAAAAGTTACTGACAGAGCTTCAGCCGGAGCGAATCGGGGTTGAACAGTTGTTTTTTAATCGGAATGTAACTACGGCCATGGCAGTAGGACAGGCCCGTGGAGTTATTTTATTAGCTGCTGCACAGGCGAATTTGCCTCTTGAGGAATATACGCCAGGGCAGATTAAGCAAGCGGTAACAGGCTACGGAAAAGCGGATAAAGGACAGGTTACAGGTATGACGGTGCGCCTTTTGGGCTTGAAGGAAACACCCAAGCCGGATGATGTGGCGGATGCTCTGGCTATTGCTATTTGTACGGCCCATTGCTGTGAACAGCGCAATGTTTGGCCGAGGAGGTAA
- a CDS encoding YebC/PmpR family DNA-binding transcriptional regulator produces the protein MSGHSKWANIKHKKGKMDAIRGKITTKIAREITVAVRMGGADPTGNMRLKLALGKARENNVPKDNIQRAIQKGQGALEGSNYEELTYEGYGPGGVALIVEVMTDNRNRTAADLRHLFSKNGGNMGESGCVSWMFKRKGLFTLEKEESFDEDELMMTVLEAGADDMSVEDEEVEVLTSPEAFAAVQEKLEAEKVTILSAQLGLFPDTRIAVEGDEATKLMKLLEALEDHDDVQEVYGNFDLPEDAI, from the coding sequence ATGTCAGGACATTCCAAGTGGGCTAATATTAAACATAAAAAGGGAAAAATGGATGCCATTCGCGGCAAAATTACTACCAAAATAGCTAGGGAAATCACGGTTGCCGTGCGCATGGGCGGCGCGGATCCAACAGGTAACATGCGTTTGAAACTGGCTTTAGGCAAGGCCCGGGAAAATAATGTTCCCAAAGACAACATTCAAAGGGCTATTCAAAAAGGTCAAGGCGCTCTAGAAGGCAGCAACTATGAGGAGCTGACTTATGAGGGGTACGGCCCAGGGGGCGTAGCGCTGATTGTGGAAGTCATGACTGACAATCGCAATCGCACTGCTGCCGATTTGCGTCATCTTTTTTCGAAAAATGGCGGCAATATGGGTGAAAGCGGCTGCGTATCCTGGATGTTCAAACGCAAAGGCCTGTTTACACTGGAAAAAGAAGAATCTTTTGATGAAGATGAATTGATGATGACGGTCCTTGAAGCCGGAGCTGACGATATGTCAGTAGAGGACGAAGAAGTGGAAGTGCTTACTTCTCCAGAGGCTTTTGCCGCAGTACAAGAAAAACTGGAAGCGGAAAAAGTGACGATTCTGTCCGCGCAGTTGGGCTTGTTTCCAGATACCCGCATAGCGGTGGAAGGCGACGAAGCAACCAAGCTGATGAAGCTCTTGGAGGCTCTGGAAGACCATGATGATGTACAGGAAGTATATGGAAACTTTGATCTTCCGGAAGATGCAATCTGA